In the Streptomyces sp. cg36 genome, one interval contains:
- a CDS encoding response regulator, with product MSITVVIADDQEMVRTGFRLILESRPDVDVLDDVADGPAALDAVERLDPDVLLLDIRMPGLDGLEVTRRLSGRDRPRVVIVTTFDLDEYVHAALHGGASGFLLKDASPEMLVEAVRAAAAGDSLVSPAITVRLLRELASARPAGSPGRPAEPLTDRERDVVRCLARGATNAEIAAELYVSLSTVKTHLANVQGKLGARNRVEIAAWAWESGLATGTP from the coding sequence ATGTCGATCACGGTGGTCATCGCGGACGACCAGGAGATGGTCCGGACCGGATTCCGCCTGATCCTGGAGAGCCGGCCCGACGTCGACGTCCTCGACGACGTCGCCGACGGCCCGGCCGCGCTCGACGCCGTCGAACGGCTCGACCCCGACGTCCTGCTCCTCGACATCCGCATGCCGGGCCTCGACGGCCTCGAAGTGACCCGCCGCCTCTCCGGCCGGGACCGCCCCCGCGTCGTCATCGTCACCACCTTCGACCTCGACGAGTACGTCCACGCCGCCCTGCACGGCGGCGCCTCCGGCTTCCTCCTCAAGGACGCCAGCCCCGAGATGCTGGTCGAGGCGGTCCGGGCGGCGGCGGCCGGGGACTCGCTGGTCTCCCCGGCCATCACCGTACGGCTGCTCAGGGAGCTGGCGAGCGCCCGCCCCGCCGGGTCCCCGGGGCGGCCCGCCGAACCCCTCACCGACCGCGAGCGCGACGTCGTACGGTGCCTGGCGCGCGGCGCCACCAACGCCGAGATCGCCGCCGAGCTCTATGTCTCCCTCTCCACCGTCAAGACCCACCTCGCCAACGTGCAGGGCAAGCTCGGCGCCCGCAACCGGGTGGAGATCGCCGCCTGGGCCTGGGAGAGCGGACTGGCCACGGGGACGCCGTGA
- a CDS encoding sensor histidine kinase, translating into MSPLRTWLRGHPHWQETGRAALAAVLVGLVVFEGLALARQPSLPHAIVWSSGLLVCLCALPWPRIPLTVRAWTAATVTWAATGLMFLDRPEVVWGMGEALALLVLLAAVLLRAPSRTAAVLGPVLGLGCMAVPVRDASPGRFTLLFAVLTVVVSAYSLLLRAQSWQRVRDLQAVRTAERLELARELHDLIAHHVTGIVVQASAARYTAAEGPRAAETFGRIERAGGEALSAMRRLVRVLREGEAETEPVAGLAQLRELTDRFSLTGPPAVLYVEAGLEDALPAEVAAAAHHVVREALTNVRKHAADASAVRVGLRLGAGGLEVRVADDGSHGVRLAPGARGGGFGLAGLGERVTALGGELTAGPATEGGWLVLATLPLSADG; encoded by the coding sequence GTGAGCCCCCTGCGCACCTGGCTCCGCGGCCATCCGCACTGGCAGGAGACCGGTCGGGCGGCGCTCGCCGCCGTCCTGGTCGGCCTGGTCGTCTTCGAGGGCCTGGCACTGGCCCGGCAGCCCAGCCTGCCGCACGCCATCGTCTGGTCCTCGGGCCTGCTGGTCTGCCTGTGCGCGCTGCCCTGGCCCCGGATCCCCCTGACGGTACGGGCCTGGACCGCCGCCACCGTCACCTGGGCCGCGACCGGCCTGATGTTCTTGGACCGCCCCGAAGTGGTGTGGGGGATGGGCGAGGCGCTGGCCCTGCTCGTCCTGCTCGCGGCCGTGCTGCTGCGGGCGCCCTCGCGCACGGCGGCCGTCCTCGGACCCGTCCTCGGCCTCGGCTGCATGGCGGTGCCGGTCCGGGACGCCTCGCCCGGCCGCTTCACCCTGCTCTTCGCGGTGCTCACCGTCGTCGTCAGCGCGTACTCGCTGCTGCTGCGCGCCCAGTCCTGGCAGCGGGTGCGCGACCTCCAGGCGGTCCGCACCGCCGAGCGCCTGGAGCTCGCCCGGGAGCTGCACGACCTGATCGCCCACCACGTCACCGGCATCGTCGTCCAGGCGAGCGCCGCCCGCTACACCGCCGCCGAGGGGCCCCGGGCCGCCGAGACGTTCGGCCGGATCGAGCGGGCGGGCGGGGAGGCGCTGAGCGCGATGCGCCGTCTCGTGCGGGTGCTGCGCGAGGGCGAGGCCGAGACCGAGCCGGTCGCGGGCCTGGCCCAGCTGCGCGAACTCACCGACCGCTTCTCGCTCACCGGCCCGCCCGCCGTGCTCTACGTCGAGGCGGGCCTGGAGGACGCGCTGCCCGCCGAGGTCGCGGCGGCGGCCCACCACGTGGTGCGCGAGGCGCTGACGAACGTGCGCAAGCACGCGGCGGACGCGAGCGCGGTACGGGTGGGGCTGCGGCTGGGCGCGGGCGGCCTGGAGGTCCGGGTCGCGGACGACGGCTCCCACGGGGTGCGGCTCGCGCCCGGGGCGCGCGGCGGGGGCTTCGGCCTCGCGGGGCTGGGGGAGCGGGTGACGGCGCTCGGCGGCGAACTGACGGCCGGACCGGCGACGGAGGGCGGCTGGCTGGTACTGGCGACACTGCCGCTGTCGGCGGACGGGTAG
- a CDS encoding endo-alpha-N-acetylgalactosaminidase family protein produces the protein MNADVRGPKRRTVVAATALAGASAALGVPGAASAAGAPEHTLASRDLAVRVATAFPRVVSYTHRASGAVLYGQQDAVTTVLVDGVAHTPRVTARFGRDRAAYTLALDGGTELDVEIRVGGLKVDWRVTRIHDTPALRVGTLQIPGLALLSVRSDQPGAALLAARIQLDKAKSGDTLVTLAPDTPADPGPTGCAYAVVAHDALGGAVETNTCYDKPDGAAGTTWENGRLWRQTLKRDGYVEARLAPGQWTHRAATAAVEDTEPLPYATVIVTGDRNGDGTVDWQDAAIAFRDIMVNPLGADEQHLRVVPHIPFNFASQATNPFLATLDDVKRISLATDGLRQYTILKGYQSEGHDSAHPDYAGNYNERAGGLDDLNFLVREGRKWNSDFAVHVNATESYPVARAFSETLVDKNDRQWDWLDQSYRIDQRRDLVSGDIVRRFAALRREADPALNALYIDVFRESGWTSDRLQRALRDQGWLVTSEWGHGLERSSLWSHWANETDYGGDTSRGINSRLIRFVRHHQKDVFADKWPTLLGHARMGNFEGWVGKTDWSAFYDLLWTHSLPAKYLQAYPIRRWSDHEVTFFGPYATAVTDTGGVRRITTDGRLVYDGGAYLLPWEPRRAGDPAKLYHYNPRGGSTSWRLPRGWSGARSVVLYRLTDQGRAEAGELPVRSGAVTVEDVAAGVPHVVVRARARTQSPGWGQGTALHDPGFHSGSLDGWTVTGPASVRRSGLGDHELVIGAGAAASVGQRLRRLAPGSYAASVQVEVGEEPGERRLAALEVETADGVTARAWTETSTAGNFVAADRKHGTRFQRMSAHFTVPEGGGPVRLTLRAAAGRARVRFDNVRVVPARPTARAGTVAYEDFEHVPQGWGVFVKGDAGGATDPRTHIAQRHSPYTRRGWNGKAVDDVVDGGQSLKSRGENEGLVYRTVPFTVRFLPGKRYRVTFRHVCEKAGQYAWITAVDEGAATRELSRAPLAEATEPAVHAYEFTAPATGEAWVGLRKTGDDGTAEFVLDAFEVTRL, from the coding sequence GTGAACGCTGACGTACGCGGACCGAAGCGGAGGACGGTGGTCGCGGCCACCGCGCTGGCCGGGGCCTCCGCCGCGCTCGGAGTGCCCGGGGCCGCCTCGGCCGCCGGGGCGCCCGAGCACACCCTGGCCTCGCGCGACCTCGCGGTGCGGGTCGCCACCGCGTTCCCGCGCGTGGTCTCGTACACCCACCGCGCGAGCGGCGCCGTGCTGTACGGGCAGCAGGACGCCGTCACCACCGTCCTGGTCGACGGGGTCGCGCACACGCCCCGGGTCACCGCGCGGTTCGGGCGCGACCGGGCCGCGTACACCCTCGCCCTGGACGGCGGCACCGAGCTGGACGTGGAGATCCGGGTCGGCGGACTGAAGGTGGACTGGCGGGTGACCCGCATCCACGACACGCCCGCCCTCCGCGTCGGCACCCTCCAGATCCCCGGCCTCGCCCTCCTCTCCGTCCGCAGCGACCAGCCGGGCGCCGCCCTGCTCGCCGCCCGGATCCAGCTGGACAAGGCGAAGAGCGGCGACACCCTGGTCACGCTCGCCCCGGACACCCCGGCCGACCCGGGCCCCACCGGCTGCGCCTACGCCGTCGTCGCCCACGACGCCCTCGGCGGCGCCGTGGAGACCAACACCTGCTACGACAAGCCCGACGGCGCGGCCGGAACCACCTGGGAGAACGGGCGGCTGTGGCGGCAGACGCTGAAGCGGGACGGATACGTCGAGGCGCGGCTGGCGCCGGGGCAGTGGACGCACCGGGCCGCCACCGCCGCCGTCGAGGACACCGAGCCGCTCCCGTACGCCACCGTGATCGTCACCGGTGACCGCAACGGGGACGGCACCGTCGACTGGCAGGACGCGGCCATCGCGTTCCGGGACATCATGGTGAACCCGCTCGGCGCGGACGAGCAGCACCTGCGGGTGGTGCCCCACATCCCCTTCAACTTCGCCTCGCAGGCCACCAACCCGTTCCTGGCCACCCTCGACGACGTCAAGCGGATCTCGCTGGCCACCGACGGGCTGCGCCAGTACACGATCCTCAAGGGGTACCAGTCCGAGGGCCACGACTCGGCCCACCCCGACTACGCGGGCAACTACAACGAGCGCGCGGGCGGCCTCGACGACCTCAACTTCCTGGTCCGCGAGGGCCGGAAGTGGAACAGCGACTTCGCCGTCCACGTCAACGCCACCGAGTCCTACCCGGTCGCCCGCGCCTTCTCCGAGACCCTGGTCGACAAGAACGACCGGCAGTGGGACTGGCTCGACCAGTCGTACCGCATCGACCAGCGCCGCGACCTGGTCTCCGGCGACATCGTGCGGCGCTTCGCGGCGCTGCGGCGCGAAGCGGACCCGGCGCTGAACGCCCTGTACATCGACGTCTTCCGCGAGTCCGGCTGGACCTCCGACCGCCTCCAGCGCGCCCTGCGCGACCAGGGCTGGCTGGTCACCTCCGAGTGGGGCCACGGCCTGGAGCGCTCCTCGCTCTGGTCGCACTGGGCCAATGAGACGGACTACGGCGGCGACACCTCGCGCGGCATCAACTCCCGGCTGATCCGGTTCGTGCGCCACCACCAGAAGGACGTGTTCGCCGACAAGTGGCCGACCCTGCTGGGCCACGCGCGGATGGGCAACTTCGAGGGCTGGGTCGGCAAGACCGACTGGAGCGCCTTCTACGACCTCCTCTGGACGCACTCGCTGCCCGCCAAGTACCTCCAGGCGTATCCGATCCGGCGCTGGAGCGACCACGAGGTCACCTTCTTCGGGCCGTACGCCACCGCCGTCACCGACACCGGCGGGGTGCGCCGGATCACCACGGACGGGCGGCTCGTCTACGACGGGGGCGCCTATCTGCTGCCCTGGGAGCCCCGCCGCGCGGGCGACCCGGCGAAGCTCTACCACTACAACCCCCGGGGCGGCAGCACGAGTTGGCGGCTGCCGCGCGGCTGGTCGGGGGCCCGCTCGGTGGTCCTGTACCGGCTCACCGACCAGGGCCGGGCGGAGGCGGGCGAACTGCCGGTCCGCTCCGGCGCGGTCACCGTCGAGGACGTGGCGGCCGGGGTGCCCCACGTCGTGGTCCGCGCGCGGGCGCGGACGCAGAGCCCCGGCTGGGGCCAGGGCACCGCGCTGCACGACCCGGGCTTCCACTCCGGTTCCCTCGACGGGTGGACGGTCACCGGACCGGCCTCGGTGCGCCGCAGCGGTCTCGGCGACCACGAGCTGGTGATCGGCGCGGGCGCGGCGGCCTCCGTCGGCCAGCGGCTGCGCCGGCTGGCCCCCGGCAGCTACGCGGCGTCCGTCCAGGTCGAGGTGGGGGAGGAGCCGGGCGAGCGGCGCCTGGCGGCCCTGGAGGTCGAGACCGCCGACGGGGTCACCGCGCGGGCCTGGACCGAGACGTCCACGGCGGGCAACTTCGTGGCCGCCGACCGCAAGCACGGCACCCGCTTCCAGCGGATGTCCGCCCACTTCACGGTCCCCGAGGGCGGCGGCCCGGTCCGGCTGACCCTGCGCGCGGCGGCGGGGCGGGCCCGGGTGCGCTTCGACAACGTCCGGGTGGTCCCGGCCCGGCCCACGGCCAGGGCGGGGACCGTGGCGTACGAGGACTTCGAGCACGTGCCGCAGGGCTGGGGCGTCTTCGTCAAGGGCGACGCGGGCGGCGCCACCGACCCGCGCACCCACATCGCGCAGCGGCACTCCCCGTACACCCGGCGCGGCTGGAACGGGAAAGCGGTCGACGACGTGGTCGACGGCGGCCAGTCGCTCAAGTCGCGCGGCGAGAACGAGGGTCTGGTCTACCGGACCGTGCCGTTCACTGTCCGGTTCCTCCCGGGTAAGCGCTATCGCGTGACCTTCCGCCACGTCTGCGAGAAGGCCGGGCAGTACGCCTGGATCACGGCCGTCGACGAGGGCGCGGCCACCCGCGAACTGAGCCGGGCGCCGCTCGCGGAGGCGACCGAACCGGCCGTCCACGCGTACGAGTTCACGGCGCCCGCGACGGGCGAGGCATGGGTCGGGCTGCGCAAGACCGGGGACGACGGGACGGCCGAGTTCGTCCTGGACGCCTTCGAGGTGACGCGGCTCTAG
- a CDS encoding enediyne antibiotic chromoprotein: MKDLITRSRIAKLAASGAAVAATLLLASPASAATAISVTPNTGLSDGQTVSVTASGYTPGAAVNVGECASATVCSNDVKYLTADAGGNVSVQLTVKKTFTAKDWSTGQDVNVDCSATQCNVTAWEQTSGNTVQNIAFQ; encoded by the coding sequence ATGAAGGATCTCATCACCCGATCCCGCATCGCCAAGCTGGCCGCCTCCGGAGCCGCGGTGGCAGCGACCCTGCTGCTCGCCTCTCCCGCGTCCGCCGCCACCGCGATATCGGTGACCCCGAACACGGGCCTCTCCGACGGCCAGACGGTCTCGGTGACCGCTTCCGGGTACACGCCCGGCGCCGCCGTGAACGTGGGCGAGTGCGCCTCGGCCACCGTCTGTTCCAACGACGTCAAGTACCTCACGGCCGACGCCGGCGGCAACGTCTCGGTGCAGCTGACCGTCAAGAAGACCTTCACCGCCAAGGACTGGTCCACGGGCCAGGACGTGAACGTGGACTGCTCGGCGACCCAGTGCAACGTCACCGCCTGGGAGCAGACCAGCGGGAACACGGTTCAGAACATCGCGTTCCAGTGA
- a CDS encoding beta-galactosidase family protein — translation MADFTVGEKDFLLDGRPVRLLSGALHYFRVHESQWGHRLAMLRAMGLNCVETYVPWNLHEPAPGRFRDPGALGRFLDAARAAGLWAIVRPGPYICAEWENGGLPHWLTGSLGRRARTRDAEYLAHVGRWFGELLPQVVARQADRGGPVLMVQVENEYGSYGTDTAYLAELAALLRELGVSVPLFTSDGPEDHMLTGGSLPGVLATANFGSGAREAFGALRRHRPDGPLMCMEFWCGWFEHWGADPVARDAGDAAAELRAILECGASVNLYMAHGGTSFAGWAGANRDGAEHLGALRPDVTSYDYDAPVDERGRPTAKFWAFREVLAEYADGPLPELPPPPKELGSPVAVALTEFVAAGELLEALGSPEHGPGVAPSFEELDVDRGVVRYRVEVPGPRQPYPLRALGLRDRALVYVDGVRAGALTEEEPVLAEPVAGPAAVELWVESLGRVNYGPRLGEPKGLTGGLLHERQFLHGVRARALRLDAFDDADRVRRLPFRSTAEGGRGLFRGTFDAPDPGDARLEFLGLVRGFAWVNGFCLGRYWTIGPHASLFVPGAVLRDQANEVWVWELELEDSTGPEVKFL, via the coding sequence GTGGCTGACTTCACGGTGGGCGAGAAGGACTTTCTGCTGGACGGGCGGCCGGTGCGGCTGCTTTCGGGGGCGCTGCACTACTTCCGGGTCCATGAGTCGCAGTGGGGTCACCGGCTGGCGATGCTGCGGGCGATGGGGCTGAACTGCGTCGAGACGTACGTGCCGTGGAACCTGCACGAGCCGGCGCCCGGCCGGTTCCGGGACCCGGGCGCGCTCGGCCGCTTCCTGGACGCGGCGCGGGCGGCCGGGCTGTGGGCGATCGTGCGCCCCGGCCCGTACATCTGCGCCGAGTGGGAGAACGGCGGGCTGCCGCACTGGCTGACGGGGTCGCTGGGGCGGCGGGCGCGGACCCGGGACGCGGAGTACCTGGCGCACGTGGGGCGCTGGTTCGGGGAGCTGCTGCCGCAGGTGGTGGCGCGCCAGGCGGACCGGGGCGGCCCGGTGCTGATGGTGCAGGTCGAGAACGAGTACGGCAGTTACGGCACGGACACCGCGTATCTGGCGGAGCTGGCCGCGCTGCTGCGCGAACTGGGCGTGAGCGTCCCGCTGTTCACCTCGGACGGGCCCGAGGACCACATGCTGACCGGGGGCTCGCTGCCCGGTGTGCTGGCGACCGCGAACTTCGGCTCGGGCGCCCGCGAGGCGTTCGGGGCGCTGCGCCGCCACCGCCCCGACGGGCCGCTGATGTGCATGGAGTTCTGGTGCGGCTGGTTCGAGCACTGGGGCGCGGACCCGGTGGCGCGCGACGCCGGGGACGCGGCGGCCGAGCTGCGCGCGATCCTGGAGTGCGGCGCCTCCGTCAACCTCTACATGGCGCACGGCGGCACCAGCTTCGCGGGCTGGGCGGGCGCCAACCGGGACGGCGCGGAGCACCTGGGGGCGCTGCGCCCGGACGTCACCTCCTACGACTACGACGCGCCCGTCGACGAGCGGGGCCGCCCGACGGCGAAGTTCTGGGCCTTTCGCGAGGTGCTCGCCGAGTACGCGGACGGCCCGCTGCCCGAACTCCCACCTCCGCCGAAGGAGTTGGGCTCCCCGGTCGCCGTCGCGCTGACGGAGTTCGTGGCGGCCGGGGAGCTGCTGGAGGCGCTGGGCTCGCCCGAGCACGGCCCCGGGGTGGCGCCGTCCTTCGAGGAGCTGGACGTGGACCGGGGCGTGGTGCGCTACCGCGTCGAGGTGCCGGGTCCCCGGCAGCCGTATCCGCTGCGGGCGCTCGGGCTGCGGGACCGGGCGCTCGTGTACGTCGACGGGGTGCGGGCCGGGGCGCTGACCGAGGAGGAGCCGGTCCTGGCGGAGCCGGTGGCGGGGCCCGCGGCGGTGGAGCTGTGGGTGGAGTCGCTGGGGCGCGTCAACTACGGTCCCCGGCTGGGCGAGCCGAAGGGCCTCACCGGCGGGCTGCTGCACGAACGCCAGTTCCTGCACGGGGTGCGGGCGCGGGCGCTGCGGCTCGACGCGTTCGACGACGCGGACCGGGTGCGGCGGCTGCCGTTCCGTTCAACTGCGGAGGGGGGCCGGGGGCTGTTTCGAGGCACCTTCGATGCCCCGGATCCCGGTGACGCCCGCCTTGAATTCCTCGGTCTAGTACGGGGTTTCGCCTGGGTCAACGGCTTCTGCCTCGGGCGTTACTGGACCATCGGACCACATGCGTCGCTCTTTGTCCCCGGGGCGGTGCTGCGGGATCAGGCCAACGAGGTGTGGGTGTGGGAGCTGGAACTTGAGGACTCAACGGGTCCGGAAGTGAAGTTCCTCTAG
- a CDS encoding helix-turn-helix domain-containing protein has translation MYHTWMRYFTPSPVHHRLGLVCLGVGLQHGLLPAVGPRTLDHHVAVVIGAGGGWFRGADGRRTTVTAPALLWLTPGVPHHYGADPATGWDESFVDFTGPATATYTELGYIEPERPVVPLADSAGARAVVGRIARAARRGNPLLEVETAAAVPELLVALRRARADLAPDGDVVLQALARDACLPLSVAEHAARHGMTPAELRTAVRRGAGCSPKDYLLGIRLGRAKELLATTDLPVAAVARRVGYEDPAYFSRLFTRRVGTAPVRFRRRQGRAVPGGWSSRIPDPEHPPTIPGRAT, from the coding sequence ATGTACCACACCTGGATGCGCTATTTCACTCCCAGCCCGGTCCACCACCGGCTCGGCCTGGTCTGCCTCGGCGTCGGCCTGCAGCACGGGCTGCTCCCCGCCGTCGGGCCGCGCACCCTGGACCACCACGTGGCCGTGGTGATCGGCGCGGGCGGCGGCTGGTTCCGGGGCGCCGACGGACGCCGCACCACCGTCACCGCGCCCGCCCTGCTCTGGCTCACCCCCGGCGTGCCCCACCACTACGGGGCCGACCCGGCCACCGGCTGGGACGAGTCGTTCGTCGACTTCACCGGGCCCGCCACCGCCACCTACACCGAGCTCGGCTACATCGAGCCCGAGCGGCCCGTCGTCCCGCTCGCCGACAGCGCCGGCGCCCGCGCCGTCGTCGGCCGCATCGCCAGGGCCGCCCGCCGCGGCAACCCGCTCCTGGAGGTCGAGACGGCCGCCGCCGTCCCCGAGCTCCTGGTGGCGCTGCGCCGGGCCCGCGCCGACCTCGCCCCCGACGGCGACGTGGTGCTCCAGGCGCTGGCCCGGGACGCCTGTCTGCCGCTGTCGGTCGCCGAGCACGCCGCCCGGCACGGCATGACCCCCGCCGAGCTGCGCACGGCGGTGCGCCGGGGCGCGGGGTGCAGCCCCAAGGACTATCTGCTGGGCATCCGGCTCGGCCGGGCCAAGGAACTGCTCGCCACCACCGACCTGCCGGTCGCCGCCGTCGCCCGCCGGGTGGGGTACGAGGACCCGGCGTACTTCTCCCGGCTCTTCACCCGCCGGGTCGGCACCGCCCCGGTCCGCTTCCGCCGCCGCCAGGGCCGGGCCGTCCCCGGCGGCTGGAGCAGCCGGATCCCGGATCCTGAACACCCTCCGACGATCCCCGGCCGGGCCACGTAA
- a CDS encoding chorismate mutase, whose translation MTMTTNDPSVQAELARLRDSIDNIDAAVVHMLAERFKCTQQVGHLKAEHRLPPADPAREAEQIARLRRLAESAKLDPAFAEKLLNFIIAEVIRHHETIAKSS comes from the coding sequence ATGACCATGACCACGAACGACCCCTCCGTGCAGGCCGAGCTCGCCCGGCTCCGCGACAGCATCGACAACATCGACGCGGCCGTCGTCCACATGCTGGCGGAGCGGTTCAAATGCACCCAGCAGGTCGGCCACCTCAAGGCCGAGCACCGGCTGCCCCCGGCCGACCCCGCGCGCGAGGCCGAGCAGATCGCCCGGCTGCGGCGGCTCGCGGAGAGCGCCAAGCTGGACCCGGCGTTCGCCGAGAAGCTGCTGAACTTCATCATCGCCGAGGTCATCCGGCACCACGAGACGATCGCCAAGTCCTCCTGA
- the pepN gene encoding aminopeptidase N has product MSVLTRDEAQTRARLLDVHRYGIALDLTTGEETFDSHTVIEFTARAAGDTFVELKPATLRSVSLDGRPLDPEALVENRLALTGLAEGPHELRIDAVMRYSHTGEGLHRFTDPVDGETYTYTQLFMEDVQRVFAAFDQPDLKAVFDLEVTAPEGWTVLANGITEQRADGSWKAATTPLLSTYFVALAAGPWHSTTTEHAGLPFGIHCRRSLAPYLDADAEEIFEITRQCFDRYHEKFDEPYPFDSYDQAFVPEFNAGAMENPGLVTFRDEFIYRSAVTDTERQTRAMVIAHEMAHMWFGDLVTLRWWDDIWLNESFAEYMGYQTLTEATRFTDTWVDFGIVRKAWGYDADQRPSTHPVAPDPDAVPDTASAMLNFDGISYAKGASALRQLVTWLGEKDFLAGINTHFRRHRFGNATLADFIDNLASATDRDVHGWAESWLRTTGVDTLTPVVEEAEGSWTLTVEQDGGRPHRVAVGVYDVDAARPGRLVLRERFETDVPGAPLTRPGARPALVLLNDGDLSYAKVRLDAESWETALRSLSGLPDPLSRAVVWNAARDMVRDGQLSPTAYLEAARAHLPYESDLAVVQGVLTFAAAQITDRYLDAEARPAALALLTELTRDLIRRTEDGDNPGLRLTAVRHYVSGAAQPQTIREWLTEGGVPGGPELDPELRWRVLNRLAVLGATTEEEIAAELARDPSATGEEGAARCRAALPTAEAKAAAWAAMFDGDTLSNYLFNATAQGFWQPEQADLVREYVPRFFADAVPLAARRGPAIAEAAGRYAYPRHAVDAEAVALAEACLAGAEPLPALRRQIADQLDDVRRALAVRGA; this is encoded by the coding sequence ATGTCCGTACTGACGCGCGACGAAGCGCAGACCCGTGCCCGGCTCCTCGACGTCCACCGCTATGGGATCGCCCTCGATCTCACCACCGGCGAGGAGACCTTCGACTCCCACACCGTCATCGAATTCACCGCGCGCGCGGCCGGGGACACGTTCGTCGAGCTCAAGCCGGCCACCCTGCGCTCGGTCTCGCTCGACGGCCGGCCCCTGGACCCCGAGGCGCTGGTGGAGAACCGCCTCGCGCTGACCGGCCTCGCCGAGGGCCCGCACGAGCTGCGGATCGACGCGGTCATGCGCTACTCGCACACCGGCGAGGGCCTGCACCGCTTCACCGACCCCGTCGACGGCGAGACCTACACGTACACCCAGCTGTTCATGGAGGACGTCCAGCGCGTCTTCGCCGCCTTCGACCAGCCCGACCTGAAGGCCGTCTTCGACCTCGAAGTCACCGCCCCCGAGGGCTGGACCGTCCTCGCCAACGGCATCACCGAGCAGCGGGCCGACGGCAGCTGGAAGGCCGCCACCACCCCGCTGCTCTCCACCTACTTCGTGGCGCTCGCCGCCGGTCCCTGGCACTCCACCACCACCGAGCACGCGGGCCTGCCCTTCGGCATCCACTGCCGCCGCTCGCTCGCCCCCTACCTGGACGCCGACGCCGAGGAGATCTTCGAGATCACCCGGCAGTGCTTCGACCGCTACCACGAGAAGTTCGACGAGCCCTACCCCTTCGACTCCTACGACCAGGCGTTCGTCCCCGAGTTCAACGCGGGCGCGATGGAGAACCCCGGGCTCGTCACCTTCCGCGACGAGTTCATCTACCGCTCCGCCGTCACCGACACCGAGCGCCAGACCCGCGCCATGGTCATCGCCCACGAGATGGCCCACATGTGGTTCGGCGACCTGGTCACCCTGCGCTGGTGGGACGACATCTGGCTGAACGAGTCGTTCGCCGAGTACATGGGCTACCAGACCCTCACCGAGGCCACCCGCTTCACCGACACCTGGGTGGACTTCGGCATCGTCCGCAAGGCGTGGGGCTACGACGCCGACCAGCGCCCCTCCACCCACCCCGTCGCCCCCGACCCGGACGCCGTGCCCGACACCGCCTCCGCGATGCTCAACTTCGACGGCATCTCCTACGCCAAGGGCGCCTCCGCCCTGCGCCAGCTGGTGACCTGGCTCGGCGAGAAGGACTTCCTGGCCGGCATCAACACCCATTTCCGGCGGCACAGGTTCGGCAACGCCACGCTCGCCGACTTCATCGACAACTTGGCCTCCGCCACCGACCGCGACGTGCACGGCTGGGCCGAGTCGTGGCTGCGCACCACCGGCGTCGACACCCTGACCCCGGTCGTCGAGGAGGCCGAGGGCTCCTGGACGCTCACCGTCGAGCAGGACGGCGGGCGCCCGCACCGCGTCGCCGTCGGCGTCTACGACGTCGACGCGGCGCGCCCCGGACGGCTGGTGCTGCGCGAGCGCTTCGAGACCGACGTGCCGGGCGCGCCCCTGACCCGCCCCGGCGCCCGCCCCGCGCTCGTCCTCCTCAACGACGGCGACCTCTCCTACGCCAAGGTGCGGCTGGACGCCGAGTCCTGGGAGACCGCCCTGCGCTCGCTCTCCGGACTGCCCGACCCGCTGTCGCGCGCGGTGGTGTGGAACGCCGCCCGCGACATGGTCCGCGACGGCCAGCTGTCGCCCACCGCCTATCTGGAGGCGGCCCGCGCCCATCTGCCGTACGAGTCGGACCTCGCGGTCGTCCAGGGCGTCCTCACCTTCGCCGCCGCCCAGATCACCGACCGCTACCTGGACGCCGAGGCCCGCCCCGCCGCCCTCGCCCTGCTCACCGAGCTCACCCGCGACCTCATCCGGCGCACCGAGGACGGCGACAACCCGGGCCTGCGGCTCACCGCCGTGCGCCACTACGTCTCCGGCGCCGCCCAGCCGCAGACCATCCGCGAGTGGCTGACCGAGGGCGGCGTCCCCGGCGGTCCCGAGCTCGACCCCGAACTGCGCTGGCGGGTGCTGAACCGGCTGGCCGTCCTGGGCGCCACCACCGAGGAGGAGATCGCCGCCGAGCTGGCCCGCGACCCCAGCGCCACCGGCGAGGAGGGCGCGGCCCGCTGCCGCGCCGCGCTGCCCACCGCCGAGGCGAAGGCGGCGGCCTGGGCCGCCATGTTCGACGGCGACACGCTCTCGAACTACCTGTTCAACGCCACCGCCCAGGGCTTCTGGCAGCCCGAACAGGCCGATCTCGTACGGGAGTACGTGCCGCGCTTCTTCGCGGACGCCGTCCCGCTGGCGGCCCGCCGCGGCCCGGCCATCGCCGAGGCCGCGGGCCGCTACGCCTACCCGCGGCACGCCGTGGACGCCGAGGCCGTCGCGCTGGCCGAGGCGTGCCTGGCCGGGGCGGAGCCGCTGCCCGCGCTGCGCCGCCAGATCGCCGACCAGCTCGACGACGTACGGCGCGCACTGGCGGTGCGGGGCGCCTGA